The Dioscorea cayenensis subsp. rotundata cultivar TDr96_F1 chromosome 19, TDr96_F1_v2_PseudoChromosome.rev07_lg8_w22 25.fasta, whole genome shotgun sequence genome includes a window with the following:
- the LOC120283542 gene encoding uncharacterized protein LOC120283542: MASQTIESHREGAEIVKGDASCKKKAAEVLGELGLPNGLFPLDDIQEFGYNRAGGFIWLVQKKKKEHTFKKIKQVVSYATEVTAFVEKGKMMKISGVKTRELLLWLSVVEMYIEDPSSGKITFKTGTGLSDSFPVSAFELE, from the coding sequence ATGGCATCCCAAACCATTGAGAGTCACCGGGAAGGTGCAGAGATAGTAAAAGGTGACGCCTCTTGCAAGAAGAAGGCCGCCGAAGTGCTCGGAGAGCTCGGTCTTCCGAATGGTTTGTTTCCATTGGATGACATTCAAGAGTTTGGTTACAACCGTGCAGGTGGATTCATTTGGCTTgtccagaagaagaagaaggaacacACATTCAAGAAGATCAAACAAGTTGTGTCTTATGCCACTGAGGTGACTGCCTTTGTTGAGAAgggaaagatgatgaagatcaGCGGAGTGAAGACTAGAGAGCTTCTTCTTTGGCTGTCTGTTGTGGAGATGTACATTGAGGATCCTTCTTCCGGGAAGATCACCTTCAAGACTGGCACTGGTCTCTCTGATAGCTTCCCTGTGTCTGCCTTTGAGCTTGAGTAG
- the LOC120283544 gene encoding uncharacterized protein At5g01610-like has translation MASQTIESHREGAEIVKGDASCKKKAAEVLGELGLPIGLFPLDDIQEFGYNRAGGFIWLVQKKKKEHTFKKIKQVVSYATEVTAFVEKGKMMKISGVKTRELLLWLSVVEMYIEDPSSGKITFKTGTGLSDSFPVSAFELE, from the coding sequence ATGGCATCCCAAACCATTGAGAGTCACCGGGAAGGTGCAGAGATAGTAAAAGGTGACGCCTCTTGCAAGAAGAAGGCCGCCGAAGTGCTCGGAGAGCTCGGTCTTCCGATTGGTTTGTTTCCATTGGATGACATTCAAGAGTTTGGTTACAACCGTGCAGGTGGATTCATTTGGCTTgtccagaagaagaagaaggaacacACATTCAAGAAGATCAAACAAGTTGTGTCTTATGCCACTGAGGTGACTGCCTTTGTTGAGAAgggaaagatgatgaagatcaGCGGAGTGAAGACTAGAGAGCTTCTTCTTTGGCTGTCTGTTGTGGAGATGTACATTGAGGATCCTTCTTCCGGGAAGATCACCTTCAAGACTGGCACTGGTCTCTCTGATAGCTTCCCTGTGTCTGCCTTTGAGCTTGAGTAG
- the LOC120250263 gene encoding uncharacterized protein LOC120250263, whose amino-acid sequence MASQTIESHREGAEIVKGDAACKKKAAEVLGELGLPNGLFPLDDIQEFGYNRAGGFIWLVQKKKKEHTFKKIKQVVSYATEVTAFVEKGKMMKISGVKTRELLLWLSVVEMYIEDPSSGKITFKTGTGLSDSFPVSAFELE is encoded by the coding sequence ATGGCATCCCAAACCATTGAGAGTCACCGGGAAGGTGCAGAGATAGTAAAAGGTGACGCTGCTTGCAAGAAGAAGGCAGCCGAAGTGCTCGGAGAGCTCGGTCTTCCGAATGGTTTGTTTCCATTGGATGACATTCAAGAGTTTGGTTACAACCGTGCAGGTGGATTCATTTGGCTTgtccagaagaagaagaaggaacacACATTCAAGAAGATCAAACAAGTTGTGTCTTATGCCACTGAGGTGACTGCCTTTGTTGAGAAgggaaagatgatgaagatcaGCGGAGTGAAGACTAGAGAGCTTCTTCTTTGGCTGTCTGTTGTGGAGATGTACATTGAGGATCCTTCTTCCGGGAAGATCACCTTCAAGACCGGCACTGGTCTCTCTGATAGCTTCCCTGTGTCTGCCTTTGAGCTTGAGTAG
- the LOC120283543 gene encoding uncharacterized protein LOC120283543: MASQTIESHREGAEIVKGDASCKKKAAEVLGELGLPNGLFPLDDIQEFGYNRAGGFIWLVQKKKKEHTFKKIKQVVSYATEVTAFVEKGKMMKISGVKTRELLLWLSVVEMYIEDPSSGKITFKTGTGLSDSFPVSAFELE; this comes from the coding sequence ATGGCATCCCAAACCATTGAGAGTCACCGGGAAGGTGCAGAGATAGTAAAAGGTGATGCCTCTTGCAAGAAGAAGGCCGCCGAAGTGCTCGGAGAGCTCGGTCTTCCGAATGGTTTGTTTCCATTGGATGACATTCAAGAGTTTGGTTACAACCGTGCAGGTGGATTCATTTGGCTTgtccagaagaagaagaaggaacacACATTCAAGAAGATCAAACAAGTTGTGTCTTATGCCACTGAGGTGACTGCCTTTGTTGAGAAgggaaagatgatgaagatcaGCGGAGTGAAGACTAGAGAGCTTCTTCTTTGGCTGTCTGTTGTGGAGATGTACATTGAGGATCCTTCTTCAGGGAAGATCACCTTCAAGACCGGCACTGGTCTCTCTGATAGCTTCCCTGTGTCTGCCTTTGAGCTTGAGTAG